From a region of the Bacteroidota bacterium genome:
- a CDS encoding Rrf2 family transcriptional regulator — MSRIINISEAASIALHGIILIAKSNKMINAIQIAEKTGTSKHHVSKVMYRLAKVGYIESMRGPNGGFLLKRDPDELTLLNIFEAIEGKIEKKRCPHNQEVCSFKECIFENVTNEITIKFYNYLKNRTISKYLED, encoded by the coding sequence ATGTCAAGGATAATCAATATCTCTGAAGCAGCATCAATAGCACTACATGGAATAATTTTGATTGCAAAATCGAATAAAATGATTAATGCAATTCAAATAGCAGAAAAAACCGGTACATCTAAACATCATGTTTCAAAAGTAATGTATCGATTAGCAAAAGTAGGATATATTGAATCGATGCGAGGCCCGAATGGTGGTTTTCTACTTAAAAGGGATCCAGATGAATTAACTTTGTTAAATATTTTTGAAGCTATTGAAGGAAAAATTGAAAAGAAGAGATGTCCGCATAATCAAGAAGTTTGCTCATTCAAAGAGTGTATTTTTGAAAATGTTACAAACGAAATCACCATAAAATTCTATAATTACCTGAAAAATAGAACTATATCGAAGTATTTGGAAGATTGA